The Prionailurus viverrinus isolate Anna chromosome C1, UM_Priviv_1.0, whole genome shotgun sequence DNA window TCACATGAATTAACTTAGACACAGGCAAGGCAAATTTCTACCATAAATTTGTCTTTTCCTAAATCCTTTGAATCAATATACATTATCTTAGAATATTTAAATGGCCTCATACATGTCACTAAAATGAGAGTTATTGAACTGATTTGATGATCACTATGGTAGTGAGTAATCCAAAGAAAGGAATGACATCATTAGCACATTCAACGCAAATATTGCCCAAAATAAATTCTGTCATATTCTCTTGAAACTTTAGTTCTGCCAGAAACttatgagataaaataaaatgacacactAGAGTTGGCTTTTCTTGAATTACAAGCAAGTATAAAGTATCAAAGAAGAAACAATTTTACCCTGTATATATTTATCACGAGTGAAAGAAAGTAGTCAACGATATGacttaaatttttgaaattacttcattttccatGAAAGCTACATGTACCTGTATTTACTAAAACTCCAGGCTATATGTTAATTAGATTACAGTAATTGCATATAAAGAATGAACTGTCTTAGGCTTTGAATCTGATCGTATTCACCTTCCTGCCTCCAATTATTCTGTCTCAATTACCACCGTCAGGCAGCGCCAAGTTAGATAGACTGACCCCAAGACCACTCCACCAGGCAAAACCCAGGTCATACCAacttttgaatttgaatttctgataagaaagaaaacaaacgaaccccctcccccactttcactggTTGGTTGGAAGGGGGTCTCATGGTCTAGTATGAAAGCTGAGAGCAGTTGAAGTGAAACTTAGAAGtgactattttaaaaagtcacattaaATATGCAGATTTGACAGGTAAAATATGAAAGAGCTCTTTTATTTCCATATTCATCACTTTTGACAATAGTCTGTCagtcattttaatataaaatgtgtctaaatcttaaaaatagtttctttagCATATTACAGctcagtgcttttattttttaaagcaagcatCAAATGATTTTTAGATAGGAAGACGTAATCGATGAGGTTGGTGGACAGCCCACATGAACACCAACTGGCCTCTGAGTTTCCACATTGTCACTGTCCCTTCTAGGTTTCAGGTTGCCATCTGCCATCTAGTTTTCTGGTTAAAATTCTAGCTGTTCAGCTTTGCTGAAACTTTATGGTTCCTGGGAGACACTACCACTTATTTATTATGCTTATATTCCATTCTCATCCCGCCCTGACACTTTCATAATTTTAGTGGGCTTTTAAATTCCTGATATTCAGTTAAATTAAGTCAATTAAATTCTTTAATGGTACAGAAAACATCTGTTGAGCAGTGGTATTTGTGCAAAGCTGTGGTATTTGGCTTAGGCATATGAGTTACTTGAGCACAAGTTAGCAGATCTCAGAAAGAATAATGTAATCAGAAGTTGCAAATTTGTGTTAGAACTAAGAGTGATTAAGGCTTTAAACTTTCCATGTTGGTTGTGGTAAGAATACATAGTTCTGGTTTCAAATTACAGTCAAGTCTTGCCTTTGAAAGCAAGAAGGTACTTCCCACTCAAGGTTGGTATTTTATACACTGACTACAGTAATGACTCTTCTGTGAGAGAATAAGGAACAGATGTCGTTTTTAGTCATATTTGGAGAAATGGACGGCTTCATGGTACCTTTTTGAAAAGTAGTCTCTGACTTCTGAGAATGTCCACTTTCCACCTGCTGGCGATGGTTTTGTAACCCCAGCTACAAGTGAGGTGGGTTGAATGACCTCTCTTTTCTACAGGCTATATAAGGCAATGCCTTTGGAATTTGGAACTATggttttgctaattttttaagcTGTATATAAATAGAAGTAAAAGTGATTGTGTTCCACATCATTGTCTCAAAGTTTTCCTGAAATATTTCCTGGTTTATGTATGAGTCAACCAGCTCTTGAAACTATCTGGTAGGAGTTTGCTAGTATAAATTTAGCCTCACTTATACAGACCTAACACTGAAGAAGCAATTAGTTGAAAATCTCTTTTTCATTCGATTCAGTTCTTCTAGCTGAGTCTAATTCAGAAATTTCGGataggggaagaggaaaaaagatcatCCAGTGAGTTGCATTAATTTAGGAAAAAGAAGTATCCTTTTAGTTACAGTTTGCACACAATGAGACAAGAATTGATTTCACTTTTTCTAAGATCACATTATAAAAGCACACGTTAAAAGAATTACAGTGAGGCTTGATTATTTCATGCCACTCCTCTTTGTCATCATGATCTCTTAGAATGTGGAGTGTTTTACCTCCTCTTTTTACCACTTAGAACACTTCTTCTAACAGTCagcattctataaatatttgttgaaagacagAGTTGATACTTAGTAAATTCTAAGTATTAAGACCAAAGGATTATAAATTTGTGCAATATCAGAAGTTTAATCAAAGAGCCAATGATGTATCAAACTTATAGGGAATAAATCATGATGTACTTTCCTGTTTAATGATAACCCAACCAGAATTTTGCCTACAAGTCACCTGTTAGAgtgcaaaaatataaagaaccacTTATCATCTCTTTGCTTCTTGATTGTTTTGTGGCCAATGTTTCTATAACTCctagttttttttgggggggggaagggttaTTGCTGGGCCATATATGTTTGTGAAGATCTTATGActctaataaatattaatttcacatTTCATATGTGGCTGGAGCACTGGGAAAATATAGTTTTATCACAAAGAAAAGACTAATTTTTGAAAAGTATCTATATTACCCAACTAACAAAAGACACGAACAAATTTTAGTTATGTCTTAATAATCAAGGACtaagggatggggggtggggaatttAGGTTAATCTCTTTCAGTGATTCTTTCTCCCAAAGGAAACCTAGGATGACAAAGGAAATGCAAGCTGCTCCAGCCACTTGATTTGCACATCAATCTGGCCAGGATTATAACTGGGATTTAAGCCCTAATAAAAAGTATAGGGCTGATGCTAAAACAACAGGACCAAAGCACGAAGCTTTGCCATTGGCAGGGAACAACTAAAAAGCTGTGtgtcaaaaaaaaagacaataatttgGTTAGATATACTACGGGGGAAATACAACAGCTGAAGGTCAGGTGTCATTGTGTCTTAGTATAAAGATCTTAAGTATCCCAACTGGCTGCATCTAGCTTGATCCccattttaaaaagcttagaaAAAACGGCAGCGCTCTCCTGGCATGTGGGCAGTTTTTGTTGAATAGAAGGgctattaatggaaaaaaaaagtcagatggaACACTGTGCTCTCTCAGCTTTTCTGGGAAAGGAAGTAACAATGAAACGATTCCATCATTAGTATTATATGCAACTTTGACCCAACATTTTCAAACTATAGCTTTACAAATCATCCTCTTTTCTAGACCTTATTTTTAGATCATAAAACCCAATCAGATTCTAGGGTGGGAAAAACATACAGTATTCATTACTGGCCATTGCCTAAAATCTCTCATTCTCCAGTGTGTGATATACATctagtgtgtgtttgtgtaagtgtgtgtatgtgcgtgtgtgcgtgtgcatttGTGTTATAAGGGAGTGTTTTAATAGGTAATTTGTGTATGTAGTTTGTGGGAGATGTTTAGGGGTTAGgttatacatatatgtgaatcTGGAATGGAATTCATGCTTGGAAGGTTAATCCTTCTGTGCACAGTTACTTTCAAccccaaatggaaaaaatagggAGAGagctctgatttttttatttgtccgTTTCAAGGTTAAGCATCCTTTTGGAAATGAAGCTACAAAACAGAGACCTAGCCAAACATAAGCAAGTAGGCGTCGACCTTCCAGTGAATATAAAGCTGGACTAAATTAAATATCTATCCTTTCAGAAACTGGATTGACATTCTACCCTTCACCTTTGCCCCACCCAGAGtcactttttccccattctgCCACAGTCTGTGTTCCAAGAAGCTGACTGCTTCACGGGTAAATCCTTCGAGGGCTTGTAGGGTCCAGCAAATACAGCacgtgtgatttttttttcacatgcctACATGAAGAACAATAgccttttgtcatttttctttgggCCGGTGCTCTTTAGATTGTATTGGTAAAGGAAACAATTTTGGAAATCAAGCACTAAAAAGTGTAACTTTGTAGACAACATGAGATACACTACCGAGATCGGAGCTAAACTCAAACTGATTAGCCCAAAGGCTTATCATTCAAAAGGAACATCCCTGCCCTCATTACTGCTACTTCCGTAGGGACAAACCCAAAGTTCCTTTAATGTTAGTATGAACGGTTATAAATTTGGCCCtgtggtgggggagagaaagggcaggAGCCAACTGCACATTGGAAGAGCTACCAAGTAAACATGTTTTCCCCAAATCAAGTTTTAGTAGAAACTTTTCCATTGGAGGACTTTCTCTAGatcaaacatttttaagttcaattaaataaaatagtaatttttaaggAATCGAGATCTACAATATATTTATATCCCTATTTCTAAACATCTAAATCTAAAAGACATAAGAATTAGCGATGCAGTCACTGAATAGCAAGGCATGTCCACATTTCAAAGAGGCAGAAAATGTGAAACGGTGTAACAACAGAAGGTCAAAAATATGAAACGGATTTAGCATAGTCATATtgcattgggaaaaaaaaaaaggtagaacaCACTAGTTAGTTACCTAAATTAATGTACAGGAAAACGGGATCTTAGAAGTCCTCCGACGAACCAAGTGCAGATAACCTAAAGGTGGGGAGTGCATGTTTTATTTCTATCTGTCCCCTTTAATAAGAGAACGTGAGGTAATTAGGAAGTATTCAATGCATTCTGGACTGTTCTGCTAATTGTCCCAGGCAAGAGAAATCAAAATGCTTCAGAAAAGTAAGGCCTAGTTGAGTATTTGGGTCGAGGCCCCCCCTTCAATCGGCTAGTCACTAAAAGGAAATCTCCTTACATACTCATTTTGTAGAGATGGATTGATCACGCTGTAGAAAAGGCTGGTTGCTGAGGATGTGTCTCTTCCatgtttcctctgcctcctctgcttTTACCGAGTTAGGTCTTCAGAGTGGCGAAGGAAAATAGGTCATTTTCCCTTCATAAAGTTATCATTGGATGATTCCTCTATATTAATTCTATGAACCTTATAATagtttacagatttaaaaaaattttttctaaatttttcatctCAAAGAGTTCTCAGTCCCCACCCCTCACAAGGTACCATGAAGGGGCACTAAAGTGCATTTTGATGTAGGGGAGTAGAGTTTAAAGGTGCTGTGTCCAAGCTAAGAACCAAGATGatgctgttttaaaaagaaaggcaattcCTTCTACCTCCATCTCTGGAGTCAACTGAGGGAGGGCAGTGAACTAGACCCTCACCAGAGGATTGTCCTAACTCTTAACTTTAGAGAAAACTGTGTAAGGACCTGCACATATAGACTCATTTATTTGTCCAAAATAGCAAAAATAGGCCTATTTCACCCttaagaaagtatttgcaaatctgATCAGTCATGATCATAAAAACGTGAATGGATTCCAGATGCAATCCATGTGGGCATGCTCAGTGGTGCTAACTATGCATCTTCAGCTTAAAAGAACATGCTGCTGTTCAGTTTCATCAAAACATGACTCCTAACtaccataaataaaatacacatggaACGATTAACTCTTTTTCTTACAGTAATtacttttacattaaaaagtcACCGTCATCTTCAGATTTATCGAAAATTAGGACTCTAAATCTTATTATTTCCCAGTCTTAGTCAACAATCTTGCACAGGCCCGATAATCCAGAACTTGAAGCTCTGATCTACACAGCTTGGCAGGTTTCACACAGTTTGACAGGTAGGCAACTGTgagatatgctttttttttttttttttaattagcattttctaTCAAAACAGtctgaaatcttttaaaatcctcATAGAGACTGTATTTGTGCAAAGCCACAGGCGTGTGGCcggaaaggagaaaacaaaatacagtctGGAAGATTCACCACAGTCCAGGTTTTCTTGGTCCTCAGTTTAAACAACCATGGGCCCAGGAAATCCAATTAAATACAGTGCTTTTAAATAAGAGAAGAGTTGGTCCTAGAATAATTTACGCTACTAAACAGGGACGGTCTCCACCACGGGTGATTTGATGCACTCTTCGTGCAATCTGCTTTTCTCCGCCAGGCTCAAAGAACTTTCAGCGGGGTGCTCGGCAATGTGACTGTCACCATTCAGTGTAGAGACAAACCCTTCCTGGGAGGGGCCTTTCAAGTACGAGTGAAATTCCACCTGGGGATGACTGGACCTGTGCTCGGGATACAAGCTACTGCAGGGCACGCCGCCGTCACTCTCCGCAGACGAGCAGCACACGATGACCGAGGGGTTGGTGGCGGGGTAGTGGGAGGGGCCGTAGGCCTCTTCCGCTTGCCGGGCATAGTCCACAAATTGCTCCGGGGTCATGGTGTAAGGCACCAGCGACAGGGTACCGTTCTTAACAGGATCTCTTTCGGCATAGCTGTCGGAGATCTGGTTAGGAGTTCCTGGAATGTGGCTGTCTATTTGGTAATACAGGGTCGACGAGTTGGCATAAAAAGAAGCGTTTTTCGCGTGGCTCTCGTGAACCGCCGTGCCGTCGGAATAGCAGAGGACGGAAGGAAGAGGCACGACTTCCGCATGGGTCCCCAAACCTTCCACGAAGCTGTCCCCTTTCTCGTCGTCATcatcgtcgtcgtcgtcgtcctcctcctcttcctcctcctcctcctcctcctcgtctgACTCGCTGGGGGCCAAGCTCTGTGTGCTGGAGTCGGTGACGCCGCTGCAGAAGCTGCtgccgtcctcctcctcctcctcctcctctccctggcaGTCTAGCTCCTCGGCCGACTGCAGGTGCAGCACTGCGGCCTGGGGCTCGGTTTCAATCTCAAAGTTGTCCGCGATGGAATACTCCACGGAGTGCGCGACGGGGCCCATGGAGCTACTGGGAGCGCTTATCTCACCGTGGCAGCCGTTCAGCGCGGGGATTTGCTGCTCTCGGTTTTTCTCCAGTTCAAGTTTCATTATTGTGTGCAAAAAGTGAGTCCGGACACGGATAGGATTAAATTCAATTCTACCTGCTGTGTTACTACATCCTTCTTTAGTGCAGCCACATGGGAAAGACATTCGATCCACCTTGGAAGGAAGAACACAGATTAGCCCCACGGAACTCTTACAAGCCAAATAAAAATCCGGTACCTCCGGGCAACCCCTTCGAATCTGGGATTGCTTAATCCCACTTGTGCCGGAACCAATGACAATGAGAACCAATGACAATGAGACTGCAAAGAGACTTTGCAAAGGGGAAGTGAAGACTTCAAACGTAACAGTTAACCTATAGCTTTAAAACCTATATTCAAGATACAAATGTGCTATGGCTGTTTAAATGTGGAGTTTTAGTTCATTGACCCAGCCcgtgcttccttctttctccattcttccctcccctcctcccctcccttctctccatcctATTATTTTTGCTCCCATTTTTTCCAAGTCCATTCTTTCCCCCAAGCTCCCTTCACTTCTACTGCAGGCCGGCTCACATGCCCAGTTTAAACTACACAAACTTACCCCCCTGCATCCCCACCTGCTATTTTTAATCATCTAAATTATATGACATTTTCCATACTAGCCTCCTCCCCCCCTTTTGCTTATTATAAAATGAACTCTTTTGCCTGCGGTGTCCAGATTGACACCACTTAGTATCATGCAGCCTGATAATTCGTTCTCATtggtttttcttctcatttgtttgGATCCTTGGTACATGGTGCACGAATGTGTACTGCAGGGGTGTGACAGTCACGCACATTTATGACTGTGACTAGTGGACCCATGCATTTAGGTCCTGTatttcccccactcctccccactcCAGTAGACTATAAGCTTCTTGAGGGAAAGGGATATTCACGTAATCAATATCCCAGAATGAGAGACACTGGACTCTGCCGCCTAAGTGTTTGCGTTCAGCGAGCGTCACTGGACCGAACTCCTCAGTCACGTGATAGGCGGAGTTATCAGCAATCCAAGGGCACTCCCAAGATATTACCAATTAACCTATATGCAGATCAGAGCACAGGCACCCAGAAGAATTTGCCCTGCTTTCCCCTTCTCCACGTGCAGGGAATCTCCTTTACtacagaggagaaggcaggctCCAGCAGTCATCCTGGATTCAGTAAAAACTAGAGGCAGAGGTCAGAGCCAGATTCTATAGCTTTTTCTTACTCATGAATTTCTTCTCTATTAATCCACCTTAAGCAACTGTTTAGCTGATGACAACTATCCTCTCTTTTTGCCTGCCAGAGTGGCTGTTCTTATCAAAAAAGCCAAGTTTCCTCGTAAAATAAAGACAACTAACTAATCATGGGGCATCGATGGTATAGATGTATGGGAACTTGAGAATCTAGTCCAGGGGTTGGTAAAGTCTTCTtttgcatcttttcttttctcttcttttcttttcttttttctttcctttccgttcccttttcctttcctttcctctcctctccttttctttccttccttccctcccttcccttcctctttccctcctttcttcctttccttttttcctttcttgtctccttccttccttctttcctccctccctctttccttctttccttccttccttcctctctcccattctttcccccttccttccattcttttctttctctttctttctttcctttccttccttcctttctttcttctttctttctttctttcttctctttctttctctctctctccctctttctttctcttccccctttttAATAAAGGGCGAGAATAAATTAtcttaggctttgtgggccataaaGTGTCTCTGGCAACTATTCACTGTTGctgtaaacacatgaaaacagTCATGgacaacaccaaaacaaacaaagaaacacaaagtgaCCAGGCTTCACTAAAATGTTACTTATACAAACAGGTGTGGCAGGCCCGATTTGGCCTGTGAACTATAGTTTGCCAAACTCTGATCTAGTCCAGTCCTTTCACTAGAGACGAGGAAACCGAGCCCAGAAAGTTTACCTGACTTGGCAATTTCACAAAGCTGGCAAAAAGCAGAGCCAGGAGTAGAACTCCGTTTTCTTAAGTCCCAGTCTTGTAATTTTTCCACCAATATATGCCACCTCTCACCTACCACCATTTGATACCCCATAGTTGGATCAGAAAATACAAACTCAAATGTCAGACATGTCACGATCTGAGTGCTTGTGAAAACCCACAATAAGCTTAGTGCAATAAATGAATCCAGGAGGAAATAATTCTGATCGACTTAGCTACGGTCGATCTCACATTGTATTTTACACGTGTCAGCATCTTATGTATACCCATAAATGTCCCTGAATTAGTTTTTCTCCCTTGAACCATATGTCTTGCCTTGTGGCAAAGTTTTTTTCTATATGTGAGAAACTTCATTGTCTGTCATATGGGGGGTGGTGTATAATGTCCCATCTTTGGAGTCCTTGAAATCCAAGTCCTTACCTGGCACTTAATGCCTGCCAGGCTGCAGGTACACGTTTCTGGATCACAGAACACTCGGCAGTCACAGCCACAGTCCTCCCTCGATAGACGGATGGCGCGCAGCTCATGCTTTTCTTCCACATCAATCTTTTTCACCCCAGAGGCCCGCAGCAGTGCTCTCCGTTTTTTTGTTGGCAGGGGTTGTAGAAAGAAGTACTCATCTACCTCCGTGTTGTCTAAATCAATATCATCATCAGAAATGTCATCCACTGTAAGAGTGCTAGCTTCTTCAGATTCCACTGTGCCATTCTTGGTCATCTAGAAATACAAAGCAGCAAATAGACTTAGCATCGGCAGGGGCTCAACTCCCTACTTTTACACTTGATAAGAATAAAActattataattcttttaatgtttacttatttttgagagacaaagagtgcgagcagcagaaggggcagagagagagggagacacagaataagaagaaggctccaggctctgagctgtcagcacagagcccgaggcagggttCAAGcccacgcaccatgagatcatgacctgagccgaagtcggacgcttaaccgaccgagccacccaggtgccccaagaataaaaCTAGTATAAAACATCATGTCTCCATAATCCATAAATGTTTGTGGgtcatattatttccttttatttttctctttagagaagtcacaggaaagaaaaaggaagacatcCAAATGATAGGCTTTTAAATGTACTGGTAACAAAAGACTTAATTGGAACTCTTAACCTCCTAATGTAAGGAGCTATAGTTGTTAGAGTTTTTAGCCAGTGTGATGTGAAAAAGACCAAAGGTTACAGAGGCTCATCAGTGAAAGCTATCTTTAGACTCGGTTCGTGATGGACAGCTCTGATGGTGGAATAAATGTGTCCTGTTCAGAGGTGATAGCATCTTAGTGGAAGCCACTGCCACCTAAATCAGCAAACATGTCCTTGAAATAACGACTCTGTCTTTTGGGCGCCAGCAAAACCATGAACTAGGAAATAACACTGTGCTGCACTGTGCTATTGGGATTCCAAACATGGTCACTCTACAGAACATTCCAAGAATGAGGGCTTGATATGAAGTCATCAGTCAGGTTAGCATGCTATCCAAAAGACAAGGAGCAGAGGGCAGTGCCGGCAGGCTCTCGCCAACGGGCAACTGAAACAATAAACTTGGCCCTCAAAGGAGTTCATGTGAACCCATGCCCAAAGCAATACCTTCTGCATCATAGCTCATGTGGACAGCTATGTCCCCTATACCCATAACTATTCTGCTTCTATTAGTATG harbors:
- the CSRNP3 gene encoding cysteine/serine-rich nuclear protein 3, which encodes MRSQGTCDSAAAMSGILKRKFEEVDGSSPCSSVRESDDEVSSSESADSGDSVNPSTSNHFPPSSILKREKRLRTKNVHFSCVTVYYFTRRQGFTSVPSQGGSTLGMSSRHNSVRQYTLGEFAREQERLHREMLREHLREEKLNSLKLKMTKNGTVESEEASTLTVDDISDDDIDLDNTEVDEYFFLQPLPTKKRRALLRASGVKKIDVEEKHELRAIRLSREDCGCDCRVFCDPETCTCSLAGIKCQVDRMSFPCGCTKEGCSNTAGRIEFNPIRVRTHFLHTIMKLELEKNREQQIPALNGCHGEISAPSSSMGPVAHSVEYSIADNFEIETEPQAAVLHLQSAEELDCQGEEEEEEEDGSSFCSGVTDSSTQSLAPSESDEEEEEEEEEEEDDDDDDDDDEKGDSFVEGLGTHAEVVPLPSVLCYSDGTAVHESHAKNASFYANSSTLYYQIDSHIPGTPNQISDSYAERDPVKNGTLSLVPYTMTPEQFVDYARQAEEAYGPSHYPATNPSVIVCCSSAESDGGVPCSSLYPEHRSSHPQVEFHSYLKGPSQEGFVSTLNGDSHIAEHPAESSLSLAEKSRLHEECIKSPVVETVPV